Below is a window of Chrysiogenia bacterium DNA.
ACTCGCGCGTCAGTGCGAGATAGCTCTCCGCGCCGCGCGAGGAAATATCGTAGAGAATGATCGGCTTGCCGTGAGAGGGCGCTTCGGAGAGCCGCACGTTGCGCGGGATCATCGCCTCGTAGACCTTGGCACCGAAATGTTCGCGCGCCTCCTCGACCACCTGGTGGGAGAGGTTGTTGCGGCTGTCGGCCATGGTCAGCAGGATTCCATCGAGTTCGAGTTCGGGGTTGAGGTGCTTGCGCACCAGCTCAATCGTTCCCATGAGCTGGGAGAGCCCCTCCAGCGCGTAGTACTCGCACTGGAGCGGAATGAGCACCGCATCGGCGGCAGTGAGTGCGTTTAGCGTGAGCAGGCCCAGCGAGGGCGGGCAGTCGAGCAAAATGAATTCGTAGTTCTCGCGTACCGCTTCAAGCGCGTCACGCAGCTTCGTTTCGCGGGCCATCTGAGAGACGAGTTCCACCTCGGCGCCGGCCAGGTCGCGCGTGGCGGGTAGCACATCGAGGCACGAGAGCTCGGTCTGGACGATCGCCTCAGCGGCGGTGCAGTCGCCCATCAGCACCCGGTAGGTGTTGTGCTCGTGATCGCCTGCGAGCCCCACGCCGGAGGTGGAGTTCGACTGCGGGTCGCAGTCCACCAGCAAGGTCCGGTGCTCGGCCGCGGCCAGACAGCCGGCCAGATTGACCGATGTCGTGGTCTTGC
It encodes the following:
- a CDS encoding ParA family protein → MGRILAIANQKGGVGKTTTSVNLAGCLAAAEHRTLLVDCDPQSNSTSGVGLAGDHEHNTYRVLMGDCTAAEAIVQTELSCLDVLPATRDLAGAEVELVSQMARETKLRDALEAVRENYEFILLDCPPSLGLLTLNALTAADAVLIPLQCEYYALEGLSQLMGTIELVRKHLNPELELDGILLTMADSRNNLSHQVVEEAREHFGAKVYEAMIPRNVRLSEAPSHGKPIILYDISSRGAESYLALTREFLARTGETMTGAS